In Yarrowia lipolytica chromosome 1F, complete sequence, a genomic segment contains:
- a CDS encoding uncharacterized protein (Converted to coding from non-coding YALI0F21054g, uniprot|Q9Y7W8 Yarrowia lipolytica ser/thr/tyr MAP kinase kinase, similar to Saccharomyces cerevisiae STE7 (YDL159W); ancestral locus Anc_7.335), protein MSVDLKPKTLKRKNFKKLSLNADAGVAPQATASPPPSQPFTLDKPTLQRAPSAGNLISQMASLELGVEFKIDIRAQDLRTIQELGAGNGGSVSRVEHIPTGAVMAKKVIHIEAKEAVRRQILRELHIMHECDSPYIVSFYGAFINESSGDVVMCMEFMDCGSLDRIYKKAGPLTEEIVGHITVAVVEGLTYLYNEHRIVHRDVKPSNILVNSHGQIKLCDFGVSGELINSIADTFVGTSTYMSPERIQGGNYTVKSDVWSLGISLLELLLGKFPFDMANGAVGPMGILDLLQRIVNEPPPTLPAEDTRFSPVCRRFVDRCLYKEAERPSPQQLINDAFIITSRAKQVDMKAWAMSVQ, encoded by the coding sequence ATGTCTGTCGACCTCAAACCCAAGACGCTGAAGCGCAAAAACTTCAAGAAGCTGTCACTCAACGCCGACGCCGGAGTGGCGCCCCAGGCAACAGCTTCCCCTCCGCCATCACAGCCCTTCACCCTCGACAAACCCACGCTCCAGAGAGCGCCCTCAGCAGGCAACCTGATAAGCCAAATGGCATCGCTGGAGCTGGGCGTGGAGTTCAAAATCGACATCCGGGCTCAGGATCTGCGCACCATACAGGAGCTGGGCGCAGGCAACGGCGGGTCCGTCTCCCGGGTGGAACACATCCCCACTGGTGCCgtcatggccaagaaggtgaTCCATATCGAGGCAAAGGAGGCCGTGCGACGCCAGATTTTGCGGGAGCTGCACATTATGCACGAGTGCGACTCGCCCTACATTGTCTCCTTCTACGGCGCCTTCATCAACGAGTCGTCCGGCGACGTGGTCATGTGCATGGAGTTTATGGACTGCGGCTCACTGGACCGCAtctacaagaaggccgGCCCGCTGACCGAAGAGATTGTCGGCCATATCACCGTGGCCGTCGTCGAGGGCCTAACGTATCTATACAACGAGCACCGCATCGTCCACAGAGACGTCAAGCCGTCCAACATTCTCGTCAACTCCCATGGCCAGATCAAGCTGTGCGACTTTGGAGTGTCTGGcgagctcatcaactccatcGCAGACACCTTTGTTGGCACCTCAACGTACATGTCACCCGAACGAATCCAGGGAGGAAACTACACTGTCAAGTCCGACGTGTGGTCGCTTGGCAtctcgctgctggagtTGCTGCTGGGAAAGTTCCCCTTTGACATGGCTAACGGAGCTGTGGGACCCATGGGTATTCTTGATCTGCTGCAGCGAATCGTCAACGAACCTCCGCCAACCCTGCCGGCAGAAGACACCAGGTTCTCGCCCGTGTGCAGACGGTTTGTCGACCGGTGTCTGTATAAGGAGGCCGAGCGTCCTTCCCCTCAGCAGCTCATCAACGATGCCTTTATCATCACGTCTCGGGCCAAGCAGGTTGACATGAAGGCCTGGGCCATGAGCGTGCAGTAG
- a CDS encoding uncharacterized protein (Compare to YALI0F21087g, similar to Saccharomyces cerevisiae YDL157C; ancestral locus Anc_7.334, some similarities with uniprot|Q12082 Saccharomyces cerevisiae YDL157C), protein MSNNSNILKVFNPPESRDLTPNECTHCQILQTVVLTGGGAYFASNMPFRVQPGQRLPPAATQAWQGGVRGLGFAMLAFGIYNAWYFFSPKAPHA, encoded by the coding sequence ATgtccaacaactccaacattctcaaggtATTCAACCCACCCGAGTCGCGGGACCTCACTCCCAATGAGTGCACCCATTGCCAGATCCTCCAGACCGTTGTTCTCACAGGAGGAGGTGCCTACTTTGCATCCAACATGCCCTTCCGAGTGCAGCCTGGCCAACGTCTCCCCCCTGCTGCCACCCAGGCCTGGCAGGGCGGCGTGCGAGGCCTCGGCTTTGCCATGCTAGCCTTTGGCATCTACAATGCCTGGTACTTTTTCTCTCCTAAGGCTCCTCATGCTTAA
- a CDS encoding uncharacterized protein (Compare to YALI0F21109g, weakly similar to uniprot|CAD70735 Neurospora crassa 64C2.200 Related to putative tartrate transporter and uniprot|P53322 Saccharomyces cerevisiae YGR260w TNA1) → MDETKELSIEHKELAEIASITSPKNIGLPTAEEKFPNINRKKLLRKMDWHLMPMLTMLYLMSFLDRGNIGNARIEGIVEDLGLSGTQFNWSITVFFFTYCVFEVPSNMLLKRFRPSIYLPTIMVAWGIVMTLMGIVKNYGGLLACRLILGATEAGLFPGVAYYLTMWYCRADMQYRQAMFFSAAGSAGAFSGILAFGIGKMRGKADLNGWQWIFILEGIATVVVAIIAYFCLYDFPETAKFLTEEEREYIQYALEYDGYDRDLALKGGAQNSDAVGRDNSNNSKFLKAAFMDPQSWIGALLMILIVSPLYSMSFFSPIIVRSMGHSASISQILSAPFGAIGAITTVIQAYFSDKYKRRFPFLMVNFSLGIIGYALCIKYGVNKQWITYAGCMIVNMGLQPSFICHISWMSVNIAGPYKRAIAMAIVIGFGNMGGAIASNMYRASDAPHFKQGHTIAISFVAAAMAVTICLYLAYNFINKRKAKRLLEGHYDQYTSEELSAMGDRSPYFIYRM, encoded by the coding sequence ATGGACGAAACTAAGGAACTCTCCATTGAAcacaaggagctggctgAGATTGCCTCCATTACATCTCCTAAAAACATTGGACTCCCCACTGCTGAGGAAAAGTTTCCGAACATCAACAgaaagaagctgctgcgaAAGATGGACTGGCACCTCATGCCCATGCTCACAATGCTTTATCTCATGTCATTTCTGGACCGAGGAAACATTGGAAATGCACGAATTGAGGGTATTGTTGAGGATCTGGGACTCTCAGGTACCCAGTTCAATTGGTCCATcaccgtcttcttcttcacaTACTGTGTGTTTGAAGTGCCCTCCAATATGCTTCTCAAGCGATTCCGTCCATCCATCTACCTTCCCACCATCATGGTTGCCTGGGGCATTGTTATGACTCTTATGGGCATTGTCAAAAACTACGGTGGTCTTCTGGCTTGCCGACTCATTTTGGGAGCTACTGAAGCTGGTCTTTTCCCTGGTGTCGCTTACTATCTGACCATGTGGTACTGCCGAGCTGACATGCAGTACCGACAGGCCATGTTCTTCTCTGCTGCAGGATCAGCTGGAGCCTTCTCTGGTATCCTTGCCTTTGGAATCGGAAAGATGAGAGGAAAGGCTGACCTCAACGGATGGCAGTGGATCTTCATTCTCGAAGGTATCGCAACCGTTGTCGTTGCTATCATTGCGTACTTTTGTCTCTATGACTTCCCTGAGACTGCCAAGTTCCTGACCGAGGAAGAGCGAGAGTACATCCAGTATGCTCTCGAGTATGATGGCTACGATCGAGACCTCGCTCTCAAGGGTGGAGCTCAAAACTCTGACGCTGTTGGACGagacaactccaacaactccaagttCCTCAAGGCTGCCTTCATGGACCCGCAGTCTTGGATTGGTGCGCTTCTTATGATTCTCATTGTTTCTCCTCTCTACTCCATGTCTTTCTTCAGTCCTATCATTGTCAGGAGTATGGGTCATTCCGCCAGTATTTCGCAGATTCTGTCTGCCCCATTTGGAGCCATTGGAGCCATCACCACTGTCATTCAGGCTTACTTTTcagacaagtacaagagGCGGTTCCCATTTCTCATGGTCAACTTCTCGCTTGGCATCATTGGATACGCCCTTTGCATCAAATATGGTGTCAATAAACAATGGATCACATACGCAGGTTGTATGATTGTCAACATGGGTCTACAGCCTTCATTCATCTGTCACATTTCCTGGATGTCTGTTAATATTGCTGGCCCTTACAAGAGAGCTATTGCCATGGCTATTGTTATCGGTTTCGGAAACATGGGAGGAGCTATTGCTTCCAATATGTACCGAGCTTCCGACGCCCCTCACTTCAAACAGGGTCATACCATTGCCATCTCCTTTGTTGCCGCCGCCATGGCGGTCACCATCTGTCTGTATCTTGCCTACAACTTCATCAACAAGCGAAAGGCCAAGCGACTGTTGGAGGGCCACTATGACCAGTACACCTCCGAGGAGCTATCTGCCATGGGTGACCGATCTCCTTACTTCATCTACCGAATGTGA
- a CDS encoding uncharacterized protein (Compare to YALI0F21131g, similar to uniprot|P38324 Saccharomyces cerevisiae YBR228w, similar to Saccharomyces cerevisiae SLX1 (YBR228W); ancestral locus Anc_6.125): MTHQYPPFYGVYLLQSTKKPLSCYVGSTPNPFRRIRQHNGDLKAGGAWRTKRAHLRPWSMVLIVNGFPSKISALKFEHALQHPNMTRLITTKDIKRKVPQKARALGTHLAFIRLLVRCSYFRRMHLRITFFRSHAHEAWEKNDYDVGSLPPQFQVETDYPSDEAEAPPSTVGSGELDINNRSIEEYLQKCRDAVSNDKQLTCYLSEKTLNISEGNVALCHNCDGAFDVAELAERFLNEEIPEELPFTTPSRHIIPIGGDCPSCLARMEWSNVIKGVLAMRPVLEDNKE; this comes from the coding sequence ATGACGCACCAATACCCTCCATTCTACGGAGTGTATTTGCTGCAGTCTACAAAGAAACCTCTCTCCTGCTACGTGGGCTCTACTCCGAATCCGTTCCGACGTATTCGGCAGCACAACGGAGACCTTAAGGCCGGAGGAGCATGGCGAACCAAAAGAGCACACTTAAGACCTTGGAGTATGGTGCTGATTGTCAACGGATTCCCTTCCAAGATTTCTGCTCTCAAATTCGAGCATGCCCTGCAACATCCTAACATGACTCGTCTCATTACCACTAAAGACATCAAGCGAAAAGTGCCTCAGAAAGCCAGAGCTTTGGGAACGCATCTAGCCTTCATCCGTCTGCTAGTGAGATGCTCCTACTTTCGCAGAATGCATTTGAGAATCACATTCTTCCGCTCACATGCGCATGAAGCGTGGGAAAAGAACGATTACGATGTTGGCAGTCTGCCACCTCAGTTTCAGGTCGAGACAGACTACCCCTCGGACGAAGCCGAAGCCCCACCATCGACAGTGGGAAGCGGGGAACTCGACATCAACAATAGAAGCATAGAAGAATATCTACAAAAGTGCAGAGATGCTGTTTCAAATGACAAACAACTCACTTGCTATTTATCGGAGAAGACACTGAACATCTCAGAAGGCAATGTTGCTCTCTGTCACAACTGTGATGGGGCCTTTGACGTGGCAGAATTAGCCGAGCGCTTTCTGAATGAGGAGATACCTGAAGAATTGCCCTTCACCACACCTTCCCGACACATCATCCCGATTGGTGGCGATTGTCCCTCGTGTTTGGCACGGATGGAATGGTCTAACGTGATAAAAGGGGTCTTAGCTATGAGACCCGTACTAGAGGACAATAAGGAGTGA